In Arachis hypogaea cultivar Tifrunner chromosome 7, arahy.Tifrunner.gnm2.J5K5, whole genome shotgun sequence, the genomic window tataagttaaaatttttatataaactcaattttatcatatttgcaggttaaaaatatcctaattttaattttatctgttCTTAATCTATGAGTACTCAATTTTATCCGTaagttactaaaaaaatataataatattatataacttaataataaattaaaataaaattgatttttatataaaaaatattaaattatcaattaataattttttaattactaaaagttttttatatataataaaaaatttttagtctaatatctatttaaaatatatttttatataaatatataatatatacatatataaaattagaatttaatggGATAGAATTAAATCTcacccaaaaaaaattttataatgcaAGAATAATAATCCTATAATCCAATTATTTGAAATAAGTGACAATTAGATATTGATACCAAATCAATCAAAGAAGTAACTAATTAATAGGCGCGTTTATTTGTGTTTttaggataattttttttaaacaaaataagtGTTTACTTTTATTACGTTTCTAGAGAaagcaacttttttttttaaattgtatttactttatttttcaataatttgtttgtactttttaaaaaatagaagtaCGAAATAAACAACTTTATTGCATTTCtagaaaagtttttaaaaaattaatgtttaACTAACTTATACCTAAAAACACACATGCTAAAAGTATCAATTaagatttaataatttttttatgtaaaaggtAACAAGATTTATTTTTAACGTatttattaattaacaaataaaaaatttctatctTAAAAATGAGATTAGATTAAATTATGGTTACTATTCCATTGCACTATCTTAAAACAtcatacattttattttatttttgttatttaatcaaaatcaaaatattcttttacaaaagtattttttttctattatatcttttttttcttttgattttgataattataaaaaatgttttgattttgattaaatgataaaatcaaattttattacattttatttttatcatttaatcaaaatcaaaatccatTATGACTACCACAATTATCATTTTTGTGGTTATCTAGAAGACGATgcatgataataaaaaaataaattgtttaaaataaaaaatattgataaaataattaaaataaaaaaataaaatatttataacaaatataTGATATTTTAAATGTTATggataaaattaagatttaacttaaaaattatgcactaaaataatactttatttttaaaatatcattacaaaAAATAACACAGGTAGTAtattctattaaaattttaagtgatttttttatttatataccaataagtaatatataataagcaaaccatattttatatttttttccaaaCATCATCTTAGGTAAAATAGTTTTTTTCCTCATGACCATAATTGTAATTTACATAAAAAAGTACTTGTATATTTGTCATCCCAATAACTAACTACTTcttattctaataaaaattaattttatcaatatatcgaagtatattttttatttatttatggtttTGTTTTTTCTTCTAAAAAGGTACTTCTCTTAACTGCACAAATAAATTAGTCCAATAACCATTGTTTAACCGTCATTATTCGAACAAATTTATCAATTGGAAATAATGATATATTGGCAATAAAATAGATTTTACAATATAATTTTGATTTCAATAAATGAgattaaatatcattttaatattttatgatgtaattaaaaatatttaaagatattacatgaaagataaaatttttttaaatatattcacttgatatgaaattaaaagaattatatttaatttattttttctattaaaattgttacatatagtatttttaaaaattagagatttttttTCTGTTGAAAAAAGCAGTGGTTtaagagataataataataataagaataaagtacattttttgtctttgaaatttggcaaaaattttaaaaatacctctaagttttatttcgtttcaattttgtcccaaaagttttcgatttgtatcaaatatactctcaaccgctaaatttttaaaaaatttaagtccaatttaacaataatacataaaaattatgcttgatttgcttgtgttgaaggttgttcttatgaaattattgttaaattgatcttaaattttttaaaaaattagtcgttagggatatatttgatacaaataaaaaattttaggacaaaattaaaataaaataaaatttataatttttttttaaatttttatcaaacttcaagaacaaaaagtatactttactctaataataataataataataataataataataataataataataatagtgatttaagagaaataaataggaATTAATGAAAATTGAATGGAAAAAAGCGATTGTGGGTCCCATACAATAATTGGGTAGAATGGGAGGGTAATTTCGTCATTTAAGAAGTCTTTGGCTCTCTCCTCCGTTAACTGTTTCTGAGCACAATCTCACAGCTGATCCATAATCataacacaaacacagagaagCGCGTATTCGTATAAGTATAAATACATAGAAAGTGTGTAGACTCCAAATCTGAATCTGCTTCTTCgcgttcttctttcttttctttcatctcttctctctctctctctctctctctctctctctctctctctctctctctctttctgtctCTATTTCACAATTACTTCAATTCTCTCTTCTCCATCTTCACCGCTCCTCACCTCATTCGCCAATTCGTAAGTTGATTCTCCACTCTCTCTCTTCCATTTTTAATGTGTgattattatgattatgattgtagTTTGTCTGCCCATTTTGATTGTGCTTTTCGTAAAGGTTTGAAATTTGGGCAAATGAcggttttttttgtgtgtgtgtgatcTGGCTGGGTGTTGCTATGTTTTGTTGGATCTGTGGTGAATTTTGATTCACGTGATTTAACTTGTGATCTTGGTGATTATGATGATGATCTTCATTTTTTGTTACATTATGTTATTGTGTGTTGATCCACGTGATTGCTTGAGCCGAAGCTAGTGAAATGTTCAGATCTGTGTTGGATTTGTGATTTTGAAGCAAAGTCGATTGGCTTATGTTATAAATTCGTTGTACTTTGCTGTGTTTTGTGCCATTAAAGTaacttcttttattattattatttttttaaatttgtctcctattatttaatattttgttttgtgCTTTTTCTATTGCTTAGATGCAGTGCAAGGAAGAGAAAAATCTAGCTTTTGATATATTCCTTCTGTTTGGTTCGAATCAACCGTCATGAAAATGTGATTTGTTGCATCTGTTACGGCTTGTTTAATTAATGTGGCTGACTCCACTTGGCGGGACATGTCTTATTCTTAATCTCTGTTCTTTCTATTTGGCCCGTTGTAGCAGCTTGAGCTTTTGACCTATAATTCTGTAGATCACTTACATATGAATGAACAGTTCCTCATACTCATTTTTTGCCTTCTGCATATATTTAACAGTTTTTGTTAAATTGTTTCTCAAAAGTTAAATAAGTTTTATTTTAGAATGTTTTTATATATgcatatgatatttggatttgttgttctaattgttgctatATTCTGATTTGCCTTTTATTTTGATTGTAGGTGTTCAATATGGCGACGCATACCCCAAAGAATATTCTCATTACTGGGGCAGCTGGATTTATTGCATCTCATGTGGCCAACCGGCTCATTCGGAAGTATCCTGACTACAAAATTGTTGTTCTTGACAAGCTTGATTACTGTTCTAATCTGAAGAACCTCATTCCTTCAAAGTCATGCCCCAACTTTAAGTTTGTGAAGGGTGATATTGGAAGTGCTGACCTTGTCAACTACCTTCTCATCACTGAGTCAATTGACACGATAATGCACTTTGCTGCTCAGACCCATGTTGACAACTCCTTTGGTAACAGCTTTGAGTTCACCAAGAACAACATCTACGGCACTCATGTCCTGTTAGAGGCTTGCAAGGTGACTGGTCAGATCAAAAGGTTCATCCATGTGAGCACTGATGAGGTCTATGGGGAGACAGAGGAGGATGCCGTGGTTGGAAACCATGAGGCTTCTCAGCTGCTTCCTACAAATCCATACTCTGCCACAAAAGCTGGGGCAGAGATGCTTGTCATGGCATATGGTAGATCCTATGGTTTACCTGTGATCACAACACGTGGAAACAATGTCTATGGGCCGAACCAGTTTCCTGAGAAGCTAATTCCAAAGTTCATCCTCCTGGCCATGCAAGGCAAGCCTCTTCCGATTCATGGAGATGGTTCTAACGTGAGGAGCTATTTATACTGCGAAGATGTCGCTGAGGCTTTTGAAGTTATCCTTCACAAGGGAGAAGTTGGTCATGTTTACAACATTGGGACCAAGAAGGAAAGAAGAGTTATTGATGTAGCCAAAGATATATGCAGACTATTCTCCATGGACCCAGAGACAAGCATAAAATTTGTGGAGAACAGACCATTCAATGACCAGAGATACTTTCTTGATGATCAAAAGCTGAAGGACTTGGGGTGGTCCGAGAGGACCACTTGGGAAGAGGGGTTGAAGAAAACCATGGACTGGTACATCAATAATCCTGATTGGTGGGGTGATGTCAGTGGTGCATTGCTTCCTCATCCAAGGATGCTCATGATGCCTGGTGGTATGGAGAGACATTTTGATGGATCGGAAGAGGAAAAGCCTGCATCATATGTCTCGACTAACACTAAAATGGTGGTTCCACCAACCAAGAGCGCTACCGGCACTCCCCAGAAGCCTGCTCTAAAGTTCTTGATCTATGGCAGAACAGGATGGATAGGTGGATTGCTTGGGAAGTTGTGTGAAAAGCAAGGGATTCCGTACGAATATGGAAAAGGGCGCCTAGAGGATCGCTCATCACTTGTTGCTGATATTCAGAATATCAAGCCGACACATATTTTCAATGCTGCAGGAGTGACCGGCAGACCCAATGTTGATTGGTGTGAGACTCATAAGACTGAAACCATCCGCACCAATGTTGCCGGGACTTTAACATTGGCTGATGTCAGCAGAGAGCATGGTCTCTTGATGATAAATTATGCTACTGGTTGCATATTTGAGTATGATGAAGCTCACCCTCTGGGATCTGGCAAAGGTTTCAAGGAGGAAGATACCCCTAATTTTGCTGGTTCTTTCTATTCCAAAACTAAGGCTATGGTGAGACTTCTCTCATGATGTAGTTTGTTctcttttgattattattaataatttcccTGATATGTGATGTATGAACTTCCTTCAGGTTGAGGAGCTTTTGAAAGAATATGACAATGTATGCACACTCAGGGTTCGCATGCCCATTTCTTCTGATCTGAGCAACCCGCGCAACTTCATTACCAAGATTTCTCGCTATAACAAGGTGGTTAACATTCCAAACAGCATGACTATCCTGGACGAGCTCCTGCCTATTTCAATCGAGATGGCAAAGCGCAACCTGAGCGGCATCTGGAACTTCACAAACCCAGGGGCCGTGAGTCACAACGAGATCCTGGAGATGTACAGGGACTACATTGACCCCAACTTCAAGTGGGTTAATTTCACCCTTGAAGAGCAAGCCAAAGTGATTGTTGCAGCGCGAAGCAACAACGAGATGGACGCATCAAAGTTGAAGAAAGAATTCCCAGAACTGCTTTCCATCAAGGAATCACTGATCAAATATGTCTTCGAGCCAAACAAGAAAACTGGTTTGAAAAATTAAGCAGCTTCATGGCTTAAAGCATCATCTTGCTTATTCTCTGCATTTTTTCACATAGAACACTCATTATTTCATTGGTAGTACCATCTAGTTTCTGTGTTTAGAGGGTCACAAGTACTACGTTGTTAGCTATTGTTCCTTCGTTTTCATTTCTATACCTTTGTTCTAGTTTTCTAATGTTCTCTATTATGAGCATTTAGTGTTACACCTATATGACACGAATTCTTTTATTGCTCATATCATATGTATCCCTTGAGGTTTATGATTGTACTGTGTTCGCATTTGTATATGCACTGATAAAGAATGCAACTGAGATATTCATTCGATTTTCTCCATTTGGTGTGAAGCATTATTGTTAAGTATTAACACTTGATGGGCAAGAAACTATGCTGACACCAGTCTAAGTTATTATTTGGTTCTGGTTCTCTTTACTTTCAGTTGCTAACCATCATTtgaatttaaatagaatataaatataGAAGAGatgtcattttaatttttatggacgggagtgtaaaattatatatatttttaattaattgcgTATTGTTATATTGCCAAAATTGATTACTTTTTACCTCTATCGGTTGTTGTGACATAGTTATCAACAAAACAAATTTATGCTATCGCTATTGGTGGATTCTAAAGAGAACAAGAAGACTATAAATATTGACTTATCCTATTAGTACATTAAAAtaaagttattataaaaaaat contains:
- the LOC112703524 gene encoding trifunctional UDP-glucose 4,6-dehydratase/UDP-4-keto-6-deoxy-D-glucose 3,5-epimerase/UDP-4-keto-L-rhamnose-reductase RHM1 codes for the protein MATHTPKNILITGAAGFIASHVANRLIRKYPDYKIVVLDKLDYCSNLKNLIPSKSCPNFKFVKGDIGSADLVNYLLITESIDTIMHFAAQTHVDNSFGNSFEFTKNNIYGTHVLLEACKVTGQIKRFIHVSTDEVYGETEEDAVVGNHEASQLLPTNPYSATKAGAEMLVMAYGRSYGLPVITTRGNNVYGPNQFPEKLIPKFILLAMQGKPLPIHGDGSNVRSYLYCEDVAEAFEVILHKGEVGHVYNIGTKKERRVIDVAKDICRLFSMDPETSIKFVENRPFNDQRYFLDDQKLKDLGWSERTTWEEGLKKTMDWYINNPDWWGDVSGALLPHPRMLMMPGGMERHFDGSEEEKPASYVSTNTKMVVPPTKSATGTPQKPALKFLIYGRTGWIGGLLGKLCEKQGIPYEYGKGRLEDRSSLVADIQNIKPTHIFNAAGVTGRPNVDWCETHKTETIRTNVAGTLTLADVSREHGLLMINYATGCIFEYDEAHPLGSGKGFKEEDTPNFAGSFYSKTKAMVEELLKEYDNVCTLRVRMPISSDLSNPRNFITKISRYNKVVNIPNSMTILDELLPISIEMAKRNLSGIWNFTNPGAVSHNEILEMYRDYIDPNFKWVNFTLEEQAKVIVAARSNNEMDASKLKKEFPELLSIKESLIKYVFEPNKKTGLKN